The Miscanthus floridulus cultivar M001 chromosome 17, ASM1932011v1, whole genome shotgun sequence genome has a window encoding:
- the LOC136515654 gene encoding uncharacterized protein, whose translation MLPVKATLFIDPAATVAVRASSRSATTMRASSRSATITVRCLSGLPPRSWACAATHYAVRACPGSLPSNSRSASALLSAETKLLMLPHRASTSAIIARAAAIAATASASALAAASSATASLDALATAVAVSAAARSRSSTAASSASCRRRVLEATEH comes from the coding sequence atgctgcctgtgaaggccacgCTCTTCATCGACCCGGCCGCCACCGTCGCCGTAcgcgcctcctctaggagtgCAACCACCATGcgtgcctcctccaggagcgccaccatcACCGTACGCTGCCTGTcggggctgccgccacgctcgtgggcgtgcgcggctaccCACTACGCCGTCCGCGCTTGTCCTGGCTCCCTCCCCAGCAACTCGAGGTCCGCATCAGCGCTGTTGTCAGCAGAAACgaagctgctgatgctgccgcaTAGGGCCTCGACCTCTGCTATCATCGCACGCGCTGCAGCCATCGCCGCCACTGCTTCCGCCTCTGCTCTAGCTGCTGCCAGCTCTGCCACtgctagcctcgacgcccttgccaccgccgtagcggtctctgccgccgctcgctcgcgttcctctaccgcggcaagttcggcctcctgccgacgccgtgtgctcgaggcgaccgagcactGA